From the genome of Thermaerobacter marianensis DSM 12885:
AACCCGTACGACTTGACGCCGTTCCCGGCCTGGGGCGCAGTCCCGGCGCGCGGCGATCCCCCCGGTCGACCCAACGCCTCGTCCTCCCCGCTCGGAATCCGTCGTGACGCTGCCGGCATGGAAGCCGGTGGCTTGCTCGCCACGGCATCGTTGGGATTCGATGTCGCCCCAGGGACTTCCTACCGGGCGCCGGTCCCTGTCTGGTTGGAGTCCCCATGGCCCCATACGCCCGCGGCCGCCGGGCCCTCGGGACCACCGACCACGCGGCGCAGGTCGCCTTCCCGGCGGGTCCAGCGCCGCCGGTCGAAGAACTCCAGCAGCGGCAACGCCCACTTGCGAGTGACCCCCAGCGCGTCCCGGGCCTGGGCGACGGTGAAGGGGCCGTGCTCGCGCTCCAGGGCGCGCAGCCGGCGCCACGCCTCGGCGATGGCCTCCGGCGTGAACCACAGGCCCGTGTCCACCCGCACCAGGCGCCCCTGCCGCTCCAGCAGGCCGATCAGTGCCAAGACTTCGGCCGGCGCCATGCCGGCGGCCGTCGCCGCCTCCTCGGCGCTGGCCGGCGGCGCCAGCCCGCCCTGCCGGTAGACCGCCTCGATCCGCTGAAGTCGCTGGCGGTCGGCGGCCCCGGCGGCCGGCTCCCACCCCGGCAGGTGGAACCGGTCGTCGCGCACGGCCAGAATCCCGCGGGCCACCCAGGCCTCGAGGAGCGCCTGCAGGGCCGCCCCGGCCTCGGGTTCCGGGACCCTCCCGGTACCGCCCCCGCCGGCGCCCGGCACCGGCAGGCCGGCCTGCAGGACGTGGACCAGCGCGTCCCGGCTCATACCCGGCTCCAGGGGCCGCTCGCGGTGGTAGCGCTCCAGCACGGCCCGCACTTCCCGGGCCAGGCGCTCGGCCACGGAGGCGGCCACCCAGAACCCGTTCCCGACCGGCACGGTCCGGCCGGCCGCCGCCGCCCCGGCCAGGGCGGCTTCCACCCGCGACAAGGGCTGGCCCACCTCCCGGGCCAGGTCCGCCGCGGCACGGGGCCGTCCCGCGCGCTCGAGGCGCGCGGTCAGGGCGGTGGCCGGTTCGTCCGCCAGAAACGCCGCCAGCCACCGGCCGGGCGCAGCCCGCCGGGTCCACGGCCGGCCCACGTCGGCCACCAGGCCCCCGCCCGCCGTACGCGGCGGCGAGTAGGTGCGCAGGACGAACCGGTCGCCCGGCGCGGCCACCAACGGTTCCTCCAGCCGGATCAGCGCCCAGCCGGACTCGCCCGGCTGCCACGGCCGGGCCGGCTCCAGCAGCCGGACCCGGCCGAGGACCTCGGCCGCGCCGGCGTGGACCCGCACCCGCTCCTGGTGGCGGAGGGGCCAGGGGGCCCGGGGGAGCCACTCCACCCGTGCCGCCAGCCATTGGGTGGCGGCCAGGGTACCCGGGTGCACCAGGACCTGTCCCCGGCGCAAGAGGGTATGGTCGACCCCGGCCAGGTTGGCGGCCACCCGCTGCCCCGCCGCGGCCTCCGACACCTCGCGGCCGTGGACCTGCAGGTGCCGGATGCGGGCGGGCAGGCCGCCCGGTTGGACCTCCACCCGGTCGCCGGCCCGCAAGGTGCCCGACACCAGGGTGCCGGTCACCACGGTGCCGAACCCGGTCACGGTGAAGACGCGGTCGATGGGCAGCCGGGCCAGGCCGCCGGCGTCCCGCGGCGGGACCCGGGCGGCCGCCTCCTCCAGGGCTGCCAGCAGCCGGTCGAGGCCGTGGCCGGTGGGCGGGGCGACCCGGACCACCGGTGCCTGGGCCAGAAAGGTCCCCTGGAGGCTGGCGCGCACGTCGTCCTCCACCAGGTCCAGCCAGGCCGGGTCGTCCACCAGGTCGACCTTGGTCAGCACCACCAGCCCGTGGCGGACGCCCAGCAGCTGGAGGATGTCGAGGTGCTCCACCGTCTGGGGCATGACGCCCTCGTCGGCGGCCACCACCAGCAGCACCAGGTCCATTCCGTGGACGCCGGCGGCCATGTTGTGGACGAAGCGCTCGTGGCCGGGTACATCGACGATAGCGGCGGCGCGCCCGCTGGGCAGGCGGAAGGGCGCGAAGCCCAGGTCGATAGAGATGCCCCGCCGCTTCTCCTCCTGCAGGCGGTCGGTGTCCACGCCCGTCAGGGCGCGCACCAGGGTGGTCTTGCCGTGGTCGACGTGGCCGGCCGTGCCGATCACCAGGGTCATAAGACCGTTCCTTCCCCCTTGAGGGCGCGGTTCCTGCCGGAGCGGCAGCCTCGTCCGGGCGGGGCGGGCCGGCCGGAGCCCCTTCCGGCCGGCATGACCCGGTGCGCCCGCCGGGCACCGGCCCGGGGCGGATCCGGCCGATCCCCCGGCCGGTCCGTACCCACGGTTCGTTGACAGAGCCGATCCCCGCCTCTATAATCCCAGTTGCGGTCTGCGCGCCCCGCCGGGCCGCCGCGGGGCGGGAAGCGGATGGACGTCGCGCAACGGGCCGTAGCGCAGCTTGGTTAGCGCGCCACGTTCGGGACGTGGAGGTCGCCGGTTCAAATCCGGCCGGCCCGACACCGCCAGCAAGATCACGCGGCGCCGCATCACGCGGCGCCGCGATCTTTTTGCATGCCTCGCACTCCGGGAGCGACCCGGACCACCGCCGTAGCCGCCCCCGAGGATGGTGCCGCCGTCAACCCTGGGCCGCCGACCCGGCAGCCGGCGTCCCGGCCGGATCGCCACCCTCCACGGCATCGCCGGTCCCGCCAGCAGACGTGGCCGGGGTCGCCGCCGGCTCGCCCGCGGCGCCGGCCTCCGTGCCGTCCGTTGCGGGCGCGGCCACGCTGCCGGCGGCCGTGGACACACCGTCCGTGGCGATCCCGGTTGCAGGCGGGGTCGAAGCCCTGCCGGCGGCGGGCCGGGTCGCGTCCTTGGCCAGCCGCTCTTCGATGGCCTGGCGTGCCGCCTCCAGCGTGGGCACCAGGTTTTCGTACGTGCAGCGGCGGATGGCCTCGTCCAGGGGCAGTCACGCCGCGTCGCGCAGTTCCTCGCGCTGGACCCGAAGTCCCGTGTTGAGGGCGCGGACCAGGAAGTAGTGGACCGTCTTGTCCACTTCCTCGTCGCCGTCGCGGAAGCGGTACCGTACCGCCGGCAGGGGCGCTTCGATGGCCCCGACGATGCCGGTCTCCTCGCGGATCTCGCGCAGGGCAGCGGCTTCGGGCGACTCCCCGGGTTCGATCCCGCCCTTCGGCAGCGCCCAATGGCCATAGGCATCCAGGACCATCAGGACCTCGACGGCCGTCTCCGGGCGGCCGGGTTCATCCCCGACACCAGCCGGCGCCGCGCCGCCGGCCATGACGGCCGGGCTTCCGGCGCGCCGGTACACCACGCCGCCGGCGGCTTGCCGTTCGATCATGGATCATCCCTCCCACCGAGCGGGTGGCCCGCCAAAGGATGGATGGGGCTGATGTTATAATGGTAAACGAGGCCGCTGGCTGGCAACCGCCGAGGTGAGCCCCGTGGAGGTTGGCAAGCGCATCCGGGACCTGCGCCGGCAACGGGGGATCAGCCTGCGCGACCTGGCGCGCCGCTCCGGGGTGTCCAAGGCGTACCTTTCGCAGCTCGAAAACGATCCCGCACGCAAGCCTTCCGTCGATGTGATCCTGCGCATCGCCACGGCCCTGGGCGTCAGCCTGACCGAGCTGTTGGGGCCGCTGCCGGCGGTGGAGGGCGACGCCGCCCGTACCCCGGGCGCGGCGGCCGGCGCGCCCGGCGACCGTCCCCGGATCCCTTCCGGGGGTGGCGGCACACACCCGGGGGCGGTCGTTGCGGTGACCGCAGCGACCGCCGCCTCGGCCACCGGGGGCCAGAATGGGAGCTCCGGCCACCAGGACCCGGCGCCGGCAGCGCCGTCATGGGCGCCCGCACCGTCCGCCCCGGGACCGGCGGGCCCCGCCCCGGGGAGCGCCTCCTCGCCGGCGCCCACCGGGCCGCTGGATCCGGCCCAGCTGCCCTGGGCACTCCGGGTCTTCTGGGAGGAGCACCCCGACGTTCCCGAAGAGGACATCCGCTCCCTGGCGGCCATCACCTGGCACGGCCGGCGCCCCTTCACCCCGACGGACTACTGGGTCCTCCACCAGGTGCTGACGGGGATGACGCGAGGGGTCTGATCCCGGTACGGTCATGGGTCATGGGATCATGGGGTCCCCGACCATGGGTGGACCGCCCGAGGGAAGGGGTGGGCGGCGCCCTTTCCCCGGGCCGCCAGGCCGTGCCACAGCCAGTCCAGATCCCCGGCACAACCGGCCCGCCACAGCCCGAGGGCGGCCGCCAGCACCGCCATCGCCGCGCCCGCTGCGGCCGCGGCGGGGTCGTGCTCCCCACCCGCCGCCCGATCCGCCGCCCGGGGCAACACCACCTCGCCCCGCCGCGCCGCTTCCTCGAGGAACCGGGCCAGGCCCTGATGGAGCACCGCCGTGACGGGCCCCGGGACCGGGTTCCACGCAGCGGAGGCCGGGGCGGGGGCACCGGCCC
Proteins encoded in this window:
- a CDS encoding helix-turn-helix domain-containing protein produces the protein MEVGKRIRDLRRQRGISLRDLARRSGVSKAYLSQLENDPARKPSVDVILRIATALGVSLTELLGPLPAVEGDAARTPGAAAGAPGDRPRIPSGGGGTHPGAVVAVTAATAASATGGQNGSSGHQDPAPAAPSWAPAPSAPGPAGPAPGSASSPAPTGPLDPAQLPWALRVFWEEHPDVPEEDIRSLAAITWHGRRPFTPTDYWVLHQVLTGMTRGV
- the selB gene encoding selenocysteine-specific translation elongation factor — protein: MTLVIGTAGHVDHGKTTLVRALTGVDTDRLQEEKRRGISIDLGFAPFRLPSGRAAAIVDVPGHERFVHNMAAGVHGMDLVLLVVAADEGVMPQTVEHLDILQLLGVRHGLVVLTKVDLVDDPAWLDLVEDDVRASLQGTFLAQAPVVRVAPPTGHGLDRLLAALEEAAARVPPRDAGGLARLPIDRVFTVTGFGTVVTGTLVSGTLRAGDRVEVQPGGLPARIRHLQVHGREVSEAAAGQRVAANLAGVDHTLLRRGQVLVHPGTLAATQWLAARVEWLPRAPWPLRHQERVRVHAGAAEVLGRVRLLEPARPWQPGESGWALIRLEEPLVAAPGDRFVLRTYSPPRTAGGGLVADVGRPWTRRAAPGRWLAAFLADEPATALTARLERAGRPRAAADLAREVGQPLSRVEAALAGAAAAGRTVPVGNGFWVAASVAERLAREVRAVLERYHRERPLEPGMSRDALVHVLQAGLPVPGAGGGGTGRVPEPEAGAALQALLEAWVARGILAVRDDRFHLPGWEPAAGAADRQRLQRIEAVYRQGGLAPPASAEEAATAAGMAPAEVLALIGLLERQGRLVRVDTGLWFTPEAIAEAWRRLRALEREHGPFTVAQARDALGVTRKWALPLLEFFDRRRWTRREGDLRRVVGGPEGPAAAGVWGHGDSNQTGTGAR
- a CDS encoding NUDIX hydrolase, which codes for MIERQAAGGVVYRRAGSPAVMAGGAAPAGVGDEPGRPETAVEVLMVLDAYGHWALPKGGIEPGESPEAAALREIREETGIVGAIEAPLPAVRYRFRDGDEEVDKTVHYFLVRALNTGLRVQREELRDAA